A part of Fusarium oxysporum Fo47 chromosome III, complete sequence genomic DNA contains:
- a CDS encoding putative phosphatase regulatory subunit-domain-containing protein encodes MPYTPPSHRSPASSASASPVASRRSSLQSSPRPSLPRSASYLTKHRRTPSASALSDGSTGTLTPQGTSEDLKSMGTAVPSSVRQSPPPVTDERAMPMGAIISPPDSASSGSDDEEQEPQIRGRKLDKALRDAVSQIPMQRSSSPPRSQLQHQDSTEHLQLRRKDGVHLSFSTSALGDLAKGRKMGHVRSATEPNAGLSKSNDNSISVSEEESDEDLLKKPQMVRKKSGELVRPALRPSSRRRPSSMPGTPIFSKAVHFDSHLEHVRHFLQVDRPLAVSAGSSPIDSYESDTEYPFPGNGKQTARTPPFEWEILTTNFPHDSAARKSLPVRLEKVWLSADQKTLLGSVAVANIAFSKAVTCRFTLDYWKTTSEVAADYSHEIRPRETPLGHDRFTFSIKLADTANLESKTLFLCIRYAVNGQEYWDNNSSSNFQVDFRKKHLPMNGKNNFQGASSRPANGLPRSSRRTNSANVPRPKSMPAGFGDFGDDAKLNFDQPIHEYLGESENSTGGLRLKSKSAGNLASDNLSKDFGSPSGLAFSNRYDFGASLSAAVQAAKDKEASQDKDGLYMKANVRTLKPTLTVPEPATNAKSQSTTGATSPNSTISSSSYEELVNKYCFVRAPEVRPASPIASGARRPSLIHQNLSISLQGLRDGTATQKQNERFGSKQSSPNMKDGTLSGARFDGAAGGNHHRRSYTTSLGSPNGNAHHAGPAAHHTLQLHGALSPPSGASTPQDAFRANSTSPSPRPSATARSASPAFVSFDATPSNDLSYHVQQQMMDRFPWSDGHAATAIRG; translated from the exons ATGCCTTACACGCCACCCTCACATCGATCTCCCGCTTCGTCAGCCTCCGCATCGCCTGTAGCGAGTCGGCGGTCGTCGCTACAATCGAGTCCGAGACCTAGTCTACCGCGATCTGCTTCATATCTTACAAAGCATCGACGAAcaccttcagcttcagccctTAGCGATGGATCAACAGGGACGCTGACACCGCAGGGAACATCGGAGGATCTTAAGAGCATGGGCACAGCTGTTCCTTCAAGCGTGAGACAATCACCACCACCCGTCACAGACGAACGCGCAATGCCCATGGGTGCCATCATCTCGCCACCTGATTCTGCTTCCTCCGGTAGCGACGACGAGGAGCAAGAACCACAAATTCGAGGTCGAAAGCTTGACAAGGCTCTGCGGGACGCTGTCAGCCAGATCCCCATGCAACGTTCATCATCCCCCCCACGATCACAATTGCAGCATCAAGACAGCACAGAACATCTTCAGCTCCGCCGCAAGGATGGTGTACACCTCAGCTTCAGCACAAGTGCACTAGGTGATCTCGCAAAGGGCCGTAAGATGGGACACGTTCGATCAGCCACCGAGCCAAACGCTGGCCTCTCCAAGTCAAACGACAACTCGATATCAGTATCAGAGGAGGAGTCTGACGAGGACCTGCTTAAGAAGCCTCAAATGGTGCGAAAGAAGTCTGGTGAGCTAGTCCGACCTGCCCtccgtccttcttctcgacgaCGTCCCTCAAGCATGCCCGGTAcccccatcttctccaaggctgTTCACTTTGATTCACACCTCGAGCACGTCCGACACTTCTTGCAAGTGGACCGACCTCTGGCTGTGAGTGCTGGATCTTCGCCAATCGACAGCTACGAGAGTGATACCGAGTATCCCTTCCCTGGCAATGGCAAGCAGACTGCCCGCACCCCTCCTTTTGAGTGGGAGATCCTTACCACAAACTTCCCTCACGACTCAGCCGCACGTAAGTCGTTGCCCGTTCGACTGGAAAAGGTTTGGCTCTCGGCCGACCAAAAGACCCTTCTGGGCTCTGTGGCTGTCGCCAACATTGCCTTCTCCAAGGCCGTTACCTGCCGTTTCACTCTGGATTACTGGAAGACCACCTCGGAGGTTGCCGCTGATTACAGCCACGAGATCCGCCCTCGGGAAACACCGCTGGGTCATGATCGCTTTACCTTTTCCATCAAGCTTGCTGACACGGCCAACCTCGAGTCAAAGACACTCTTCCTCTGCATCCGCTATGCCGTCAACGGACAGGAGTACTGggacaacaacagcagctcTAACTTCCAGGTCGACTTCCGAAAGAAGCATCTGCCCATGAACGGGAAGAACAACTTCCAGGGCGCTTCTTCCCGACCCGCTAATGGCCTTCCCCGGAGTAGCCGACGCACCAACAGCGCCAATGTCCCCCGACCTAAGTCGATGCCTGCTGGCTTCGGTGACTTTGGTGACGATGCTAAGCTCAACTTTGACCAGCCTATCCACGAGTATCTCGGCGAGTCTGAGAACAGCACTGGCGGCCTCCGTCTCAAGTCCAAGTCGGCTGGCAACCTTGCTAGCGATAACCTCTCCAAGGATTTCGGCTCGCCTAGCGGACTTGCCTTCTCCAACCGTTATGACTTTGGTGCTTCCTTGAGTGCTGCTGTCCAGGCCGCGAAGGACAAGGAGGCCTCTCAGGATAAGGATGGACTTTATATGAAGGCCAACGTCCGGACTCTCAAGCCCACCCTCACTGTCCCTGAGCCTGCCACCAACGCTAAGAGCCAGTCTACCACTGGAGCTACCTCTCCCAACTCGACCATCTCCAGCTCTTCGTATGAAGAGTTGGTCAACAAGTACTGCTTTGTACGTGCCCCCGAAGTTCGCCCTGCTTCACCCATCGCTTCTGGTGCCCGTCGCCCATCCCTGATTCACCAGAATCTCAGCATCAGTCTCCAAGGCCTACGGGATGGCACGGCGACACAGAAGCAAAATGAAAGA TTTGGATCAAAACAGTCGAGTCCTAACATGAAGGACGGTACACTCAGCGGTGCCCGCTTCGACGGTGCTGCCGGCGGAAATCACCATCGCCGCAGCTATACCACCTCACTTGGAAGCCCGAACGGAAATGCCCATCACGCCGGACCTGCAGCTCACCATACCCTTCAGTTGCACGGCGCCTTGAGCCCTCCTTCCGGTGCTTCAACACCACAGGATGCGTTCCGTGCCAACAGTACTTCGCCTTCACCGAGACCTTCAGCCACGGCTAGGTCGGCTTCACCCGCCTTCGTGTCGTTTGATGCTACACCATCCAACGATCTGTCGTACCATGTCCAGCAACAAATGATGGATCGGTTTCCCTGGTCTGATGGACATGCTGCTACGGCGATCCGAGGATAG
- a CDS encoding Alpha/Beta hydrolase protein, protein MRLPKSLGLAFGSLVAAQEWVAAPKGLEVVSSKLFNGAEISYKKTSVCETTEGVNAYSGYVSLPKSLLPDFQHWDEKQKAHLFFWYFEARNNPSTAPTSIYIGGGPGSSSFDNTNGFPCSVNADSNSTTLNDISWNKHVNMLYIDQPLGTGFSYVDLVNGTFDTLTQTFTPVKGEKVPKTNGTFLQATFDSGELETVPKTTMSGARTMWAFAQVWFNEFPEWQTKNDEISLWTSSYGGFYGPNYFSYFQDQNTLISNSKPTFANATILNLATLGLQEPGIDARAMAKGYADYGHHNNYGLQFFDDKTYKGMLQKIEEPETGCYALTDKCRALVAEGDPERFGNNKTVNEACLAATNLCFFGIQGTYQATSDRSPFDITHSNTTLFPKPYIENFFNQPWVQRDLGVPLNFTTGFNNIGKVWLGQTGDIMIGSLHAVERVVERGVNVALIYADRDYRCPWHGGENISLSLNFSSAEEFRSAGYTPIKTNCSYTAGFVREHGNVSFSRIFESGHGVAGYQPEALSTIFNRVMSRRDLATGEVDLRKHTGYKTKGRKSVRSVRNKVPESPVNTCFVRDAPLSCTDEQLMALAVGKAKVENWVVVEPKGEKPKAMKVERKGRFV, encoded by the exons ATGAGGCTTCCGAAGAGTCTTGGTCTGGCGTTTGGGTCGTTGGTGGCGGCTCAAGAGTGGGTGGCTGCGCCAAAGGGTCTAGAAGTCGTGTCGTCCAAGTTGTTCAATGGCGCTGAGATTTCGTACAAGAAG ACTTCTGTTTGTGAGACTACCGAGGGTGTCAATGCTTACAGCGGCTATGTCTCGCTTCCTAAGAGTCTACTCCCTGACTTTCAGCATTGGGATGAGAAGCAGAAAgcccatctcttcttctggtacttCG AGGCCCGAAACAACCCATCCACAGCCCCAACATCAATCTACATAGGCGGCGGTCCCGGCTCATCCTCCTTCGACAACACAAACGGCTTTCCCTGCTCCGTAAACGCCGACTCCAACTCAACGACCCTCAATGACATATCATGGAACAAGCACGTCAACATGCTGTACATCGACCAACCGCTGGGAACGGGTTTCTCGTACGTTGATCTTGTGAATGGGACGTTTGATACTCTCACGCAGACGTTTACACCGGTGAAAGGGGAAAAGGTACCCAAGACGAATGGGACGTTTTTGCAGGCGACTTTTGACTCGGGGGAGTTGGAGACTGTgccgaagacgacgatgagtGGTGCTAGGACGATGTGGGCTTTTGCGCAGGTTTGGTTCAATGA GTTTCCGGAGTGGCAGACTAAGAATGATGAGATATCCCTCTGGACATCATCT TACGGCGGCTTCTACGGCCCCAACTACTTCTCCTACTTCCAAGATCAAAACACCCTCATCTCCAACTCTAAACCAACCTTTGCAAACGCCACAATTCTTAACCTCGCGACTCTGGGTCTTCAAGAACCTGGTATCGACGCACGAGCTATGGCGAAGGGGTACGCTGATTACGGTCATCATAATAACTACGGTCTTCAATTCTTCGACGATAAGACGTACAAGGGTATGCTCCAGAAGATTGAGGAACCGGAGACGGGCTGTTATGCGTTGACAGATAAGTGTCGCGCTCTCGTGGCGGAAGGTGATCCTGAAAGGTTTGGGAATAACAAGACTGTGAATGAAGCTTGTCTTGCGGCGACGAATCTGTGCTTTTTTGGGATCCAGGGGACTTATCAGGCTACCTCCGAT CGATCGCCTTTTGACATCACGCACTCCAACACCACGCTCTTCCCAAAGCCTTACATTGagaacttcttcaaccaacCCTGGGTCCAGCGCGATCTCGGTGTTCCGCTTAACTTCACTACGGGATTCAATAATATTGGCAAGGTGTGGTTGGGACAGACGGGAGATATCATGATTGGGAGTCTTCATGCTGTGGAGAGGGTTGTTGAGCGGGGTGTTAACGTTGCGTTGATCTACGCTGATCGCGACTATCGCTGCCCTT GGCACGGTGGTGAGAACATCAGTCTTTCACTGAACTTCTCCTCTGCTGAAGAGTTCCGCTCCGCTGGATACACGCCCATCAAGACGAATTGCTCTTACACAGCTGGTTTCGTTCGCGAGCATGGAAATGTATCGTTTTCTCGAATTTTCGAATCTGGACATGGAGTAGCAGGTTATCAACCTGAGGCGTTGTCTACGATCTTCAACAGAGTCATGTCGAGGAGGGATTTGGCCACTGGGGAGGTTGATCTGAGGAAGCATACGGGGTACAAGACCAAGGGACGAAAGAGTGTGAGGAGTGTGAGGAACAAGGTTCCCGAGTCGCCGGTAAATACGTGCTTTGTTAGAGATGCGCCATTGAGCTGTACGGATGAGCAGTTGATGGCGTTGGCGGTGGGTAAGGCCAAGGTTGAGAATTgggttgttgttgagccGAAGGGGGAGAAGCCTAAGGCGATGAAGGTTGAGAGAAAGGGACGCTTTGTTTGA